One Mycolicibacterium crocinum DNA window includes the following coding sequences:
- a CDS encoding SHOCT domain-containing protein, whose amino-acid sequence MTGVYRGPVMWRTIAALSALWWVLIVAPALTATRLLDHAGATSAKGGVLAVWLGGYIAQFVVFLAISRRSPRPAVLGWVIASVVPWAADWTTPLSMWWLVLWTALVVGYAAWLVVEVSRVDQLRSGGVAASGVVLEVIRPTFNVVVNKDASRRVLRLRVERPDGTAPYEARVTATFTLGQLPEADDRLAVRVDPARPQLIELVEDEPIVRAAPQPDDLPPEVAERLQTLKTMRDRGDLTDSEFATARQRLLESSAE is encoded by the coding sequence GTGACGGGCGTATACCGTGGCCCGGTGATGTGGCGGACGATAGCGGCGCTCTCGGCGTTGTGGTGGGTGCTGATCGTCGCGCCGGCGCTGACCGCCACCCGACTGCTCGACCATGCCGGTGCCACTTCCGCCAAGGGCGGCGTGCTCGCCGTCTGGCTGGGCGGCTACATCGCGCAGTTCGTTGTGTTCCTGGCGATCTCACGCCGGTCGCCGCGCCCTGCGGTGCTGGGCTGGGTGATCGCCTCGGTAGTGCCGTGGGCCGCTGACTGGACCACGCCGTTGTCGATGTGGTGGCTGGTCCTGTGGACCGCGCTCGTCGTCGGTTATGCCGCATGGTTGGTCGTCGAGGTGTCCCGTGTGGACCAACTGCGCAGCGGCGGGGTCGCGGCCAGTGGCGTGGTGCTCGAGGTCATCAGGCCGACGTTCAACGTCGTGGTGAACAAGGACGCCAGCCGTCGCGTACTACGGCTGCGCGTCGAACGGCCCGATGGCACAGCGCCTTATGAGGCTCGAGTCACCGCCACGTTCACCCTCGGTCAGCTACCCGAGGCCGACGACCGGCTCGCCGTGCGCGTCGATCCGGCCAGGCCGCAGCTGATCGAGCTCGTCGAGGACGAACCCATTGTCCGGGCCGCTCCGCAGCCCGACGACTTGCCGCCCGAGGTGGCCGAACGACTGCAGACCTTGAAGACCATGCGCGACCGTGGCGACCTCACCGACAGCGAATTCGCGACGGCGCGACAGCGGTTGCTCGAGTCATCCGCCGAGTAA
- a CDS encoding acetyl-CoA acetyltransferase — translation MDPRTPVLVAVGQINQRDEAQIEPVDLMAAAAREAAGPAVLQAVDAIRVVNLLSWRYRDPGLLLGQRIGARNPSTYYTGVGGNTPQSLVNQACLDIQQGRADVVLLAGGETWRTRKRLQGKGIKPDWTRQGEDVAVPPGAEDEVPMSSPAEERIGLLLPSHVYPLFEQALRIASGESVEVHQRRIAELWARFSAVAADNPQAWSREPRTAEEIGQAGPDNRMISWPYPKLMNSNNMVNQAAVVILCSAEKAGELQIPRDQWVFPYAGTDSHDTYAVAERHELHRSPAIRLAGRRALELAGVGVDDLAHIDVYSCFPSAVQVAAAELGLSTDDPKRPLTVTGGLTFAGGPWNNYVMHSIATMAGLLRAEPGAYGLITANGGFLTKHSFGVYSATPPPAAFRWEDVQPEVDREPTRTAVVEWEGEGTVESWTTPFDRDGRPEKAFLTVRTPEDARAMAIIDDADAAAVTVAEDIAGAKVRVHADGRASLS, via the coding sequence ATGGATCCTCGGACGCCGGTACTGGTCGCGGTGGGACAGATCAACCAGCGCGACGAGGCGCAGATCGAACCCGTCGACCTGATGGCCGCGGCCGCCCGCGAGGCCGCCGGCCCGGCGGTGCTGCAGGCCGTGGACGCCATCCGGGTGGTCAACCTGCTCTCGTGGCGCTACCGCGATCCGGGCTTGTTGCTGGGCCAGCGGATCGGCGCCCGCAATCCGTCGACGTACTACACCGGGGTCGGCGGCAACACCCCGCAATCCCTGGTCAACCAGGCCTGCCTCGACATTCAGCAGGGCCGCGCCGATGTCGTGCTGCTGGCCGGGGGAGAGACGTGGCGTACCCGGAAGCGCCTGCAGGGCAAGGGAATCAAACCCGACTGGACGCGTCAGGGCGAGGACGTCGCCGTGCCGCCGGGCGCCGAGGACGAGGTGCCGATGTCGAGCCCCGCCGAGGAGCGCATCGGCCTGCTGCTGCCGTCGCATGTCTATCCGCTCTTCGAGCAGGCGCTGCGGATCGCGAGCGGCGAGAGCGTCGAGGTCCATCAGCGCCGCATCGCCGAGCTGTGGGCACGGTTCAGCGCGGTGGCCGCGGACAACCCGCAGGCCTGGAGTCGCGAGCCGCGCACTGCCGAGGAGATCGGGCAGGCCGGCCCGGACAATCGGATGATCAGCTGGCCCTATCCGAAGTTGATGAACTCCAACAACATGGTCAACCAGGCCGCCGTCGTCATTCTGTGCTCGGCGGAGAAGGCAGGAGAGTTGCAGATCCCGCGAGATCAGTGGGTGTTCCCCTACGCCGGCACCGACTCGCATGACACCTACGCGGTGGCCGAACGCCACGAGCTGCACCGCTCACCGGCGATCCGCCTCGCCGGGCGCCGCGCGCTCGAACTGGCCGGTGTCGGCGTCGACGACCTCGCGCACATCGACGTCTACTCGTGCTTCCCGTCAGCGGTACAGGTGGCTGCCGCCGAACTCGGCCTGTCCACCGACGACCCGAAGCGGCCGTTGACCGTCACCGGCGGTCTGACGTTCGCCGGTGGCCCGTGGAACAACTACGTCATGCACTCGATCGCCACGATGGCCGGCTTGCTGCGCGCCGAACCCGGCGCCTATGGCCTGATCACCGCCAACGGCGGTTTCCTGACCAAGCACAGCTTCGGTGTCTACAGCGCGACCCCGCCGCCGGCCGCGTTCCGCTGGGAGGACGTGCAGCCCGAGGTCGATCGCGAACCCACCCGCACCGCGGTGGTCGAGTGGGAGGGCGAGGGCACGGTCGAGTCCTGGACCACGCCGTTCGACCGCGACGGACGTCCGGAGAAGGCGTTCCTGACGGTGCGGACCCCCGAGGACGCCCGCGCGATGGCCATCATCGACGACGCGGACGCGGCGGCTGTCACCGTGGCCGAGGACATCGCCGGTGCCAAGGTCCGCGTGCACGCCGACGGCCGGGCCAGCCTGTCCTGA
- a CDS encoding alpha/beta fold hydrolase: MTVVLVHGNPETDVIWGPLVEALGRDDVVRLSPPGFGAPLPDDFPATMVAYRDWLIGELESFDAPVDLVGHDWGGGHVLNVVMNRPELVRSWASDIVGVMHPDYVWHDMAQVWQTPGAGEEAIEAMAGSSHDDRVALLTGMGIPAAVATELALAQGPEMGRAILALYRSAAQPAVAEAGRFLANATARPGLSLLATEDTYVGTDEQRRAAAEQAGARTEVLEGLGHWWMLQDPVRGAKALTDFWDSLD, from the coding sequence ATGACGGTCGTTCTGGTGCATGGCAATCCGGAAACCGATGTGATCTGGGGCCCGCTGGTCGAGGCGCTCGGTCGCGACGATGTGGTGCGGTTGTCGCCACCGGGGTTCGGCGCGCCGCTACCCGACGACTTTCCGGCGACCATGGTGGCCTACCGGGACTGGCTGATCGGTGAGCTGGAGAGTTTCGACGCCCCGGTCGACCTCGTCGGCCACGACTGGGGTGGCGGTCATGTGCTCAATGTCGTGATGAATCGTCCCGAGCTGGTGCGCAGCTGGGCCAGCGACATCGTCGGCGTGATGCATCCCGATTACGTGTGGCATGACATGGCCCAGGTATGGCAGACCCCCGGCGCCGGAGAAGAAGCCATCGAGGCGATGGCCGGCAGCTCGCACGATGACCGGGTCGCCCTGCTGACCGGGATGGGCATCCCGGCCGCCGTCGCCACCGAACTGGCGCTGGCGCAGGGACCCGAGATGGGACGGGCCATCCTCGCCCTCTACCGCTCGGCCGCGCAGCCCGCTGTCGCCGAGGCGGGCCGGTTCCTGGCCAACGCCACGGCCCGCCCAGGGCTGTCTCTACTGGCAACCGAGGACACCTACGTCGGCACCGATGAGCAGCGACGCGCCGCGGCCGAGCAGGCCGGTGCCCGCACCGAGGTGCTCGAGGGTCTCGGGCACTGGTGGATGCTGCAGGATCCGGTGCGCGGCGCCAAGGCGCTGACCGATTTCTGGGATTCGCTGGACTGA
- a CDS encoding arylsulfatase, whose translation MAEPFRGVIKLDIRDSVPDWTPYALPKAPEGAPNILIVLYDDTGLAAWSPYGGRINMPTMDRLADNGVTYTQWHTTALCSPTRSTFLTGRNHHVNRCASITEGSMGFPGAAGRLPAECATVAQVLQDNGYATMWLGKNHNVPVEDLSPGGSRSEWPLSKGFDRFYGFLGGETNQWYPDLLEDNHAIEPPYTPEEGYHLSKDLADQAIRMLRDLRSSAPSKPWFMWFCPGANHAPHHSPQEYIDKYKGVFDDGYEAYREWVLARMIERGVVPQGTELTPLNPMPDDVANEADYVRPWAELNDDERRLFCRMAEVFAGFSEYTDVQVGRIIDFLEQTGQLDNTLIFYCADNGASGEGTPNGSVNENKFFNGFPDSLEENMSYFDELGGPETYNHYPTGWAVAFSTPFQMFKRYAQFAGGTCDPLVIHWPKGIKARGEMRHQYHHSTDIVPTILEAVGLEMPTAYRGVEQYPLNGVSMRYSFDDAHAPTTKKRQYFAMLGTRGIWQDGWKAAALHAPISGKGHFDADRWELYHVDEDRAEARNLAEQHPDKLVELIAAWFEEAEANFVLPLDDRPAVEQINDERPQGEPPRSRYIYFPHTSPVPESTAVSIRGRSYRILADVEVTSDSEGVIFAHGSRFGGHSLFIKDRKLHYVYNFLGIKPEQVFVSPELEAGQLTLGVEFVREGAGEHMESLGTAKLYVGETVVAEGPMRAQIGPFTLCGDGLCVGFDSADPVSRLYPPGFPFTGGRILGVGVDVSEEQYVDLAREAAAAFARD comes from the coding sequence ATGGCCGAACCATTCCGCGGGGTCATCAAACTCGACATCCGGGACTCGGTTCCGGACTGGACGCCCTACGCGCTGCCCAAGGCCCCGGAGGGTGCGCCGAACATTCTGATCGTTCTCTACGACGACACCGGCCTGGCCGCGTGGTCGCCGTACGGCGGGCGGATCAACATGCCCACCATGGATAGGCTTGCCGACAACGGTGTGACCTACACCCAGTGGCATACCACCGCCCTGTGCTCGCCGACCCGGTCGACATTCCTGACCGGGCGCAACCACCACGTCAACCGGTGCGCGTCGATCACCGAGGGGTCGATGGGCTTCCCCGGAGCCGCCGGGCGGCTACCCGCCGAATGCGCGACCGTCGCGCAAGTGTTGCAGGACAACGGTTATGCCACCATGTGGCTCGGCAAGAACCACAACGTTCCGGTCGAGGATCTCTCACCAGGTGGCAGCCGTTCGGAGTGGCCGCTGTCCAAGGGGTTCGACCGGTTCTACGGCTTCCTCGGCGGTGAGACCAACCAGTGGTACCCCGACCTGCTCGAGGACAACCACGCGATCGAACCGCCGTACACTCCCGAAGAGGGCTATCACCTGTCCAAAGACCTTGCCGACCAAGCGATTCGGATGCTGCGCGACCTGCGCTCGTCGGCGCCGTCGAAACCGTGGTTCATGTGGTTCTGCCCCGGGGCGAACCACGCACCGCACCACAGCCCGCAGGAGTACATCGACAAGTACAAGGGCGTGTTCGACGACGGCTACGAGGCCTACCGCGAGTGGGTTCTCGCGCGGATGATCGAGCGCGGCGTGGTGCCGCAGGGCACCGAGTTGACCCCGTTGAACCCGATGCCGGATGACGTGGCCAATGAGGCGGACTACGTGCGGCCCTGGGCCGAGCTCAACGACGACGAGAGAAGGCTGTTTTGCCGGATGGCCGAGGTCTTCGCCGGATTCTCCGAATACACCGACGTCCAGGTGGGCCGCATCATCGACTTCCTGGAGCAGACCGGCCAACTGGACAACACCCTGATCTTCTATTGCGCCGACAACGGCGCCTCCGGCGAAGGCACCCCCAACGGATCGGTCAACGAGAACAAGTTCTTCAACGGCTTCCCGGACAGCCTGGAGGAGAACATGTCGTATTTCGACGAACTCGGCGGCCCGGAAACGTACAACCACTACCCCACCGGATGGGCGGTGGCCTTCTCCACGCCGTTCCAGATGTTCAAGCGCTACGCGCAATTCGCCGGTGGCACGTGTGACCCGCTGGTCATCCACTGGCCCAAGGGAATCAAGGCCCGCGGCGAAATGCGCCACCAGTACCACCACAGCACCGACATCGTGCCGACCATTCTCGAGGCGGTCGGCTTGGAGATGCCGACGGCGTACCGGGGCGTCGAGCAGTACCCGCTCAACGGGGTGTCGATGCGGTACAGCTTCGACGATGCGCACGCGCCGACCACGAAGAAGCGCCAATACTTCGCCATGCTGGGTACGAGGGGTATCTGGCAGGACGGCTGGAAGGCGGCCGCCCTGCACGCACCTATCAGCGGAAAGGGCCACTTCGACGCCGACCGCTGGGAGCTCTACCACGTCGACGAAGACCGGGCTGAGGCGCGCAATCTGGCCGAGCAGCATCCGGACAAACTGGTGGAGCTGATCGCTGCCTGGTTCGAGGAGGCCGAGGCGAACTTTGTTCTCCCCCTTGATGATCGACCTGCCGTTGAACAGATCAACGACGAACGGCCGCAAGGTGAGCCGCCCCGATCGCGGTATATTTACTTCCCGCACACCTCTCCGGTACCGGAGTCCACCGCGGTGAGCATCCGCGGCCGCTCCTACCGGATCCTCGCCGATGTCGAAGTGACCTCGGACTCCGAAGGAGTGATCTTCGCCCACGGTTCACGCTTTGGCGGGCACTCCCTGTTCATCAAGGACCGCAAGCTGCACTACGTGTACAACTTCCTGGGCATCAAGCCCGAGCAGGTCTTCGTCTCCCCGGAATTGGAGGCCGGCCAGCTGACACTCGGGGTTGAGTTCGTCCGCGAGGGCGCCGGCGAGCACATGGAATCCCTGGGCACCGCGAAGCTCTACGTCGGCGAGACCGTCGTGGCCGAGGGACCGATGCGCGCGCAGATCGGGCCGTTCACTCTCTGCGGTGACGGGCTGTGTGTGGGCTTTGACAGTGCCGACCCGGTCAGCCGCCTCTATCCGCCGGGGTTCCCGTTCACCGGTGGACGCATCCTCGGAGTAGGCGTCGACGTCAGCGAGGAGCAGTACGTCGACCTGGCGCGCGAAGCCGCGGCAGCGTTCGCGCGGGACTGA
- a CDS encoding zinc-dependent alcohol dehydrogenase, with translation MRALCWNGVNDLAVETVDDPSILNPHDIILRVRLTTTCGSDLHFIDGYLPGMREGDVFGHEFMGEIVDIGSEVAARTVGERVVVPSFIACDRCWYCEHELYSCCDTTNPNAELQQPLLGYPSGGIYGYTHPFGGYAGSHAEYIRVPFGDVNCFPIPEGVSDEQALFLSDAAPTGFMGADFCDVSAGDTVAVFGAGGVGLMAAKSALLLGAERAIVIDRVPERLSLAHDGYGLETIDYTAVESVHETLREMTGGRGPDACIDAVGMEGHGTGVQQLYDRAKQLLHLETDRASALRQAILACRKGGVVSVLGVYGVTDKFPMGVVTNKGLTIKSAQQHGQRYMARLFDYVQQGDLDPAKLITHDLPLEQGVQAYDMFKNKDDGCIRVALRP, from the coding sequence ATGCGTGCACTCTGTTGGAACGGCGTCAACGACTTGGCGGTCGAAACTGTCGACGATCCCTCGATCCTCAACCCCCACGACATCATCCTGCGGGTGCGGTTGACGACCACCTGCGGGTCCGATCTGCACTTCATCGACGGCTACCTGCCTGGTATGCGGGAGGGCGACGTCTTCGGTCACGAGTTCATGGGCGAGATCGTCGACATCGGATCGGAGGTGGCGGCTCGCACCGTCGGCGAGCGGGTGGTGGTGCCCTCGTTCATCGCCTGCGACCGCTGCTGGTACTGCGAGCACGAGCTGTATTCCTGTTGTGACACCACCAATCCCAACGCCGAGTTGCAGCAGCCGCTGCTCGGATATCCGTCCGGCGGAATCTACGGCTACACCCATCCCTTCGGCGGATACGCCGGTTCGCACGCCGAATACATCCGGGTCCCGTTCGGCGACGTGAACTGCTTTCCGATCCCCGAAGGCGTCAGCGATGAACAGGCCCTGTTCCTGTCCGACGCCGCGCCCACCGGATTCATGGGCGCCGACTTCTGCGACGTTTCCGCGGGCGACACCGTCGCCGTCTTCGGCGCCGGAGGTGTGGGGTTGATGGCCGCCAAGAGTGCGCTGTTGCTCGGCGCCGAGCGGGCGATCGTGATCGACCGTGTGCCGGAACGGCTTTCACTGGCTCACGACGGATACGGTTTGGAGACAATCGATTACACGGCCGTCGAGAGTGTGCACGAGACTCTGCGGGAGATGACGGGCGGGCGGGGCCCGGACGCGTGCATCGACGCGGTCGGTATGGAAGGTCACGGCACCGGTGTCCAACAGCTCTACGACCGGGCCAAGCAACTGCTGCACCTGGAGACCGACCGCGCCAGCGCGCTGCGGCAGGCGATCCTGGCGTGCCGCAAGGGTGGAGTGGTCTCGGTGCTCGGCGTCTACGGCGTGACCGACAAATTCCCGATGGGTGTTGTCACCAACAAGGGCCTGACCATCAAGTCGGCCCAGCAGCACGGCCAGCGGTACATGGCGCGGCTGTTCGACTACGTGCAGCAGGGCGATCTCGACCCGGCCAAGCTGATCACCCACGACCTCCCGCTGGAGCAGGGTGTGCAGGCCTACGACATGTTCAAGAACAAGGACGACGGCTGCATCCGGGTGGCCTTGCGACCGTGA
- a CDS encoding aldehyde dehydrogenase, which yields MTTTAEIFVDGAFRRADQVQPVIEAATGEPLGDGASATEAEIDAAVAAARAALADWQSASPDHRAEVLTAFAAALDKRAKGTDELVTRENGMPMSLSRGANGRFPAALLRYYAQLITDTPIEEIRPSMIGHTVVRREAVGVVAAIVPWNYPQALAAFKLAPALAAGCTVVLKAAPETALDALVFAHAAEEAGLPAGVLNIVPGGAAAGAYLVAHPGVDKVTFTGSTAAGRAIGEVCGRLLRPVTLELGGKSAAIILDDADLDATIKGLRTASFVNNGQTCHLSSRILAPRSRYGEVLDALAGMVGELKVGDPLDTSTDIGPLVSARQRDRVLGYIESGKNSSAKLIVGGSVPADQPRGWFVSPTVFADVDNSDRIAQEEIFGPVLAVIPYDSDDEAIALANDSEFGLAGTVWSSDDERAIEVARAVRTGTIGINDYQLDFRAPFGGVKASGIGRELGPEGLDAFFALKSIYRVGPADD from the coding sequence ATGACCACGACCGCGGAGATCTTCGTCGACGGTGCGTTCCGTCGTGCCGACCAGGTGCAGCCGGTGATCGAAGCGGCGACCGGTGAGCCGCTGGGCGACGGCGCCAGCGCCACCGAGGCCGAGATCGACGCCGCGGTCGCCGCGGCCCGGGCCGCACTCGCCGACTGGCAGTCCGCCTCGCCCGATCACCGGGCGGAGGTGCTCACTGCCTTTGCCGCTGCGCTCGACAAACGTGCCAAGGGCACCGACGAACTGGTGACCCGCGAGAACGGCATGCCGATGTCGTTGTCGCGCGGGGCCAACGGCCGCTTCCCGGCGGCCCTCCTGCGCTATTACGCGCAGCTGATCACCGACACGCCGATCGAAGAGATCCGCCCGAGCATGATCGGGCACACCGTGGTGCGCCGCGAGGCCGTCGGCGTGGTGGCCGCGATCGTGCCGTGGAACTATCCGCAGGCGCTGGCCGCATTCAAGCTGGCGCCCGCGTTGGCCGCCGGCTGCACGGTGGTGCTCAAGGCCGCCCCCGAAACGGCGTTGGACGCCTTGGTGTTCGCGCATGCCGCCGAGGAGGCCGGCCTGCCTGCCGGTGTGCTCAACATCGTTCCCGGTGGTGCGGCCGCGGGGGCCTACCTGGTGGCTCATCCCGGGGTGGACAAGGTCACCTTCACCGGCTCGACGGCCGCCGGTCGCGCGATCGGCGAGGTGTGCGGGCGGCTGCTGCGTCCGGTCACTTTGGAGCTGGGCGGCAAGTCCGCGGCGATCATCCTCGACGACGCGGACCTGGATGCCACGATCAAGGGTCTGCGCACCGCATCGTTCGTCAACAACGGCCAGACGTGCCACCTCAGCTCGCGGATTCTGGCACCGCGGTCGCGCTACGGCGAGGTGTTGGACGCGCTGGCCGGCATGGTGGGGGAGCTGAAAGTCGGTGACCCGCTGGACACGTCGACCGACATCGGCCCACTGGTCAGTGCCCGCCAGCGGGACCGCGTGCTGGGCTACATCGAATCCGGCAAGAACAGCTCGGCGAAACTCATTGTCGGCGGCTCGGTTCCGGCCGACCAGCCCCGCGGCTGGTTCGTCTCGCCGACGGTGTTCGCCGACGTCGACAACTCCGATCGGATCGCCCAGGAAGAGATCTTCGGCCCGGTGCTTGCGGTGATCCCGTACGACAGCGACGACGAAGCGATCGCGCTGGCCAACGACAGCGAGTTCGGCCTGGCCGGCACGGTCTGGTCGAGCGACGACGAGCGGGCCATCGAGGTGGCCCGTGCGGTGCGCACCGGCACGATCGGCATCAACGACTATCAGCTGGACTTCCGCGCCCCGTTCGGCGGGGTGAAGGCCAGCGGGATCGGCCGTGAGCTGGGCCCGGAAGGTCTCGACGCGTTCTTCGCGCTCAAGTCGATCTATCGGGTCGGACCGGCAGACGACTGA
- a CDS encoding CaiB/BaiF CoA transferase family protein has protein sequence MLASEPLLAGVRVLDLCDQTGDAIGRLLADLGADVIKVEPPGGSAARRALPTLDEVSIPFALHNANKRTIVLDPADTDDRRQFLELAGGSDIVVDSGTPGLAAAFGTSCDALADEFPHLVAMSVTDFGADGPRASWRATDPVLYAMSTALSRSGPTTGTPVLPPDGIASTTAAVQASWAVLVAYFNRLRCGTGDYIDFSRFDAVVLTLDPPFGTQGQAATARNAGERWRGRPRNQDSYPIFACRDGYVRICVLAPRQWRGMRAWLGEPEQFQDPVFDSIAARTKAFGELSQLMAALFADKTMAELVAEGQAHGVPIAAVLTPSEALESEHFAEVGALVDTEVAPGVTARVPAGYWVVDGKHAGYRTAAPEAGHSDEHWQTARFAPAATQAVGARPFEGIRVLDLGVIVAGGELSRLFGDLGAEVIKIESAGYPDGLRQKRPNQQISESFARAHRNQLGLGLELRSPAGAEVFSSLVAAADAMFANFKPGTLAALGFSHDRLRQLNPGLVLAESSAFGDAGPWSKRLGYGPLVRATIGVTRLWTSQEPPAPTARHAFYDATTIFPDHVVGRISAIGALAGLIRRQRDGIGARIHVSQAEAAINQLDTLYVTLAAAASGAGQVEADPAEHRVLPCAGDDEWCVVSIRSDADRRAVAAVIGDTDLADWVKARPPLQAAEALQAAGVPAGPMIRVTELADDPQLRLRKVFSDMVHPLLEHPLPTEAGPAPYRHIPPAPQRPAPLPGADTRQVCRDVLGMADDEIDQLIADGVLFAAETTGVTT, from the coding sequence GTGCTCGCGTCGGAACCTTTGCTCGCTGGAGTCCGAGTGCTCGACCTGTGTGACCAGACGGGTGACGCGATCGGACGGCTGCTCGCCGATCTCGGCGCCGACGTCATCAAGGTCGAGCCGCCCGGTGGTAGCGCCGCGCGACGCGCGCTGCCGACCCTCGACGAGGTCAGCATCCCGTTCGCTCTGCACAACGCCAACAAGCGCACGATCGTGCTCGATCCGGCGGACACTGACGACCGGCGGCAGTTCCTGGAGCTGGCCGGCGGTTCCGACATCGTCGTCGACAGCGGGACGCCCGGGCTGGCGGCTGCGTTTGGCACGTCGTGCGACGCACTGGCCGATGAGTTCCCGCACCTGGTCGCCATGTCGGTCACCGACTTCGGCGCCGACGGCCCGCGGGCGTCGTGGCGGGCCACCGACCCGGTGCTGTATGCGATGTCCACCGCGTTGTCCCGATCCGGTCCGACGACGGGCACGCCGGTGCTGCCGCCGGACGGCATCGCGTCGACCACCGCAGCCGTGCAGGCCAGCTGGGCGGTCCTGGTCGCCTATTTCAACCGGTTGCGTTGTGGGACAGGCGATTACATCGACTTCTCCCGGTTCGACGCCGTGGTCCTGACGCTGGACCCGCCGTTCGGTACCCAGGGTCAGGCCGCGACGGCCCGCAATGCGGGCGAACGCTGGCGCGGGCGGCCGAGGAACCAGGACTCCTATCCGATCTTCGCCTGCCGCGACGGGTATGTGCGGATCTGTGTGCTGGCGCCGCGGCAGTGGCGCGGCATGCGGGCATGGCTGGGCGAACCCGAGCAGTTTCAGGATCCGGTCTTCGATTCGATTGCCGCCCGCACCAAGGCCTTCGGTGAGCTGAGCCAACTGATGGCAGCGCTGTTCGCCGACAAGACGATGGCCGAGCTGGTCGCCGAGGGGCAGGCGCACGGCGTGCCGATCGCCGCGGTGCTGACCCCGTCGGAGGCACTGGAATCCGAGCACTTCGCCGAGGTCGGAGCGCTGGTCGACACCGAGGTCGCACCCGGTGTGACGGCCCGCGTTCCAGCCGGTTACTGGGTGGTCGACGGTAAGCACGCCGGTTACCGCACAGCCGCACCCGAAGCCGGTCACAGCGACGAGCATTGGCAGACAGCACGATTCGCGCCAGCTGCCACACAGGCGGTGGGCGCGCGTCCGTTCGAGGGCATTCGGGTGCTGGATCTCGGCGTGATCGTCGCCGGTGGCGAGCTCAGCCGGCTGTTCGGCGACCTGGGCGCCGAGGTCATCAAGATCGAGAGTGCCGGCTACCCGGACGGACTGCGCCAGAAGCGTCCGAATCAGCAGATCAGCGAATCGTTCGCCCGCGCACATCGCAACCAACTCGGGCTGGGACTGGAACTCCGCAGCCCCGCCGGGGCTGAGGTGTTCAGCAGCCTGGTGGCCGCCGCCGATGCGATGTTCGCCAACTTCAAGCCGGGAACTCTTGCAGCTCTTGGCTTTTCCCACGACCGGTTGCGGCAACTCAACCCCGGTCTGGTGCTGGCCGAAAGCAGTGCCTTCGGCGACGCCGGGCCGTGGAGCAAGCGTCTGGGCTACGGCCCGCTGGTGCGCGCGACGATCGGCGTGACGCGGTTGTGGACGTCGCAGGAACCACCCGCGCCCACGGCGCGGCACGCGTTCTACGACGCGACGACGATCTTCCCCGATCACGTCGTGGGCCGGATCAGTGCGATCGGGGCGCTGGCCGGGCTTATCCGCCGCCAGCGTGACGGCATCGGCGCCCGCATCCACGTGTCGCAGGCGGAGGCGGCGATCAATCAGCTCGACACCCTCTACGTCACGCTGGCCGCGGCGGCGAGCGGTGCCGGGCAGGTCGAGGCGGATCCCGCCGAGCATCGGGTGCTGCCGTGTGCGGGCGATGACGAATGGTGTGTGGTGTCGATCCGCTCGGACGCCGACCGCCGTGCCGTGGCCGCCGTCATCGGCGACACCGACCTGGCCGATTGGGTGAAGGCCCGCCCGCCGCTCCAGGCCGCCGAGGCTCTCCAGGCCGCCGGCGTGCCCGCCGGCCCGATGATCCGGGTCACCGAGCTCGCCGATGATCCGCAGCTTCGGTTGCGAAAAGTGTTCAGCGACATGGTTCATCCGTTGCTCGAGCATCCGCTGCCGACCGAGGCCGGTCCGGCGCCCTACCGTCACATCCCGCCGGCACCGCAGCGCCCGGCGCCGTTGCCGGGTGCCGACACCCGCCAGGTGTGTCGCGACGTCCTCGGCATGGCGGACGATGAGATCGACCAGTTGATCGCCGATGGCGTGCTGTTCGCCGCCGAGACCACAGGAGTGACGACATGA